Proteins found in one Pseudoxanthomonas sp. SL93 genomic segment:
- a CDS encoding DUF1249 domain-containing protein, translating to MSQALARTARIPRLSRFGWLMALYAENHARLIRLFSPENLQAGSYLSSIGDGLDLRLDVIETHRYTVELRLTYDICDPLTGEPDPSAFVRLYRDALQAEATHCYVGRRWQDVIGLYPPPAEVISHRMRMNTFLGKWLEYLAEQGHGVATLRPVDAVRRDVA from the coding sequence ATGTCCCAGGCCCTCGCACGCACCGCACGCATCCCCCGGCTCAGCCGGTTCGGCTGGCTCATGGCGCTTTACGCCGAGAACCATGCGCGGCTGATCCGGCTGTTCTCGCCGGAAAATCTCCAGGCGGGCAGCTATCTGTCCTCCATCGGCGATGGGCTGGACCTGCGGCTGGACGTGATCGAGACGCACCGCTACACGGTGGAACTGCGGCTCACCTACGACATCTGCGACCCGCTGACCGGCGAACCCGACCCGTCGGCGTTCGTGCGCCTCTACCGGGATGCGCTACAGGCCGAAGCCACGCATTGCTACGTGGGGCGCCGCTGGCAGGACGTGATCGGTTTGTATCCGCCGCCGGCCGAAGTCATCAGCCACCGCATGCGCATGAACACGTTCCTCGGCAAATGGCTGGAATACCTGGCCGAACAGGGCCATGGCGTCGCCACGCTGCGCCCCGTGGACGCGGTCCGGCGCGACGTCGCCTGA
- a CDS encoding phosphopantetheine-binding protein, producing MQALEHEIKELIISSLSLEDIAPEDIDAAAPLFVEGLGLDSIDALELGLALQKRYGVSLSADSQETRRHFSSVRALADFVASQSKQ from the coding sequence GTGCAGGCACTTGAGCACGAGATCAAGGAATTGATCATTTCATCGTTGTCGCTGGAAGACATCGCGCCGGAGGACATCGACGCGGCGGCGCCCCTTTTCGTCGAAGGCCTGGGACTGGACTCCATCGACGCGCTGGAACTGGGCCTGGCCCTGCAGAAGCGGTATGGCGTCAGCCTGTCGGCCGATTCGCAGGAGACGCGTCGCCATTTCTCCAGTGTCCGCGCACTGGCCGACTTCGTGGCTTCGCAGAGCAAGCAGTAG
- a CDS encoding outer membrane lipoprotein carrier protein LolA: MTRKRGGVLRRGLAGLLVSLLLSTGAAHAQAQAGDALAQVQQRVAQVPVLRGQFQQEKQVSGFRNPLRSQGMFVLAREKGVVWTTLKPFPSELVLTRERIVSRQRDGSSRVEVDARQQPALRSVNAMMFALMSGDVKALTGTFIVQVELQPKNAWRMSLVPRSAALANAFSRIELQGDRYVRDVTIQEANGDRTHLVFSALGETPARLSSDEAARFD, translated from the coding sequence ATGACACGGAAACGGGGTGGCGTCCTGCGCCGCGGCCTGGCGGGACTGCTGGTGTCGCTGCTGCTCTCCACGGGCGCAGCGCACGCACAGGCACAGGCAGGCGATGCGCTTGCACAGGTACAGCAGCGCGTGGCGCAGGTGCCGGTGTTGCGTGGGCAGTTCCAGCAGGAAAAACAGGTCAGTGGCTTCAGGAACCCGCTGCGCTCACAGGGAATGTTCGTGCTGGCGCGCGAGAAGGGCGTGGTCTGGACCACGCTGAAGCCGTTCCCGTCGGAACTGGTGCTGACGCGCGAGCGCATCGTCAGCCGCCAGCGCGACGGCAGCAGCCGCGTGGAAGTGGACGCGCGCCAGCAGCCGGCCCTGCGCTCGGTCAACGCGATGATGTTCGCGTTGATGAGCGGCGACGTGAAAGCGCTTACCGGTACGTTCATCGTGCAGGTGGAGCTGCAACCGAAGAACGCCTGGCGCATGTCGCTGGTACCGCGCTCCGCGGCGCTGGCGAATGCCTTCAGCCGCATCGAGCTTCAGGGCGACCGTTACGTCCGTGACGTGACCATCCAGGAAGCCAACGGCGACCGCACGCACCTGGTCTTCAGTGCGCTCGGCGAGACGCCGGCTCGCCTGTCCAGTGACGAGGCCGCACGGTTTGACTGA
- a CDS encoding pyruvate, water dikinase regulatory protein, translating to MSDLRPVFYVSDGTGITAETIGHSLLTQFAGMRFQTDRISFVDDEEKARDAADRIRRTGEKLGSRPIVINSCVDPALSAHLAESGALMLDVFAPFIEPLERELGQQRQSRVGQAHGLVDFETYHRRINAMNFALTHDDGMAVNYDEADVILVAVSRAGKTPTCVYLALHYGIRAANYPLTDGDLETDRLPMRLRPYRRKLFALTIDPDRLHQIRQERRPNSSYAKMETCKREVAAAEAMFQVERLPTLSTTNKSIEEISSKVLSTLGLQRDMY from the coding sequence ATGTCTGACCTGCGCCCGGTGTTCTACGTATCGGATGGCACCGGTATCACGGCCGAGACCATCGGCCACAGCCTGCTGACTCAGTTCGCCGGAATGCGCTTCCAGACGGACCGCATTTCCTTCGTGGACGACGAGGAGAAGGCCAGGGACGCGGCCGACCGCATCCGTCGCACCGGCGAGAAGCTTGGCAGCCGGCCCATCGTCATCAATTCCTGCGTCGACCCGGCGCTGAGTGCGCACCTGGCCGAGAGCGGGGCACTGATGCTGGACGTGTTCGCGCCCTTCATCGAGCCGTTGGAGCGGGAACTGGGCCAGCAGCGGCAGTCGCGCGTGGGCCAGGCGCACGGGCTGGTGGATTTCGAGACCTACCACCGTCGCATCAATGCGATGAACTTCGCGCTGACGCATGACGACGGCATGGCGGTGAACTACGACGAGGCCGACGTGATCCTGGTGGCGGTGTCGCGCGCCGGCAAGACGCCTACCTGCGTCTACCTGGCTCTGCACTACGGCATCCGCGCGGCCAACTATCCGCTGACCGATGGCGACCTGGAGACGGACCGCCTGCCGATGCGCCTGCGTCCCTACCGCCGCAAGCTGTTCGCACTGACCATCGATCCGGACCGCCTGCACCAGATCCGCCAGGAACGCCGCCCCAACTCCAGCTACGCGAAGATGGAAACGTGCAAGCGCGAAGTGGCCGCGGCCGAGGCGATGTTCCAGGTGGAACGCCTGCCCACGCTCAGCACCACCAACAAGTCCATCGAGGAAATTTCCAGCAAGGTGCTGTCCACGCTGGGCCTGCAGCGGGACATGTACTGA
- a CDS encoding thioesterase family protein, whose translation MPVDGARDLSAEVALSPAFHDCDAMAVVWHGHYFKYLEIARCALLQRHDYDYPQMRDSGYLWPVVDARIKYIRPLLYAQPLKVVARIVEWENRLKIDYEIRNAADDQVLTRAHTIQVAVDAASGEMLYICPPILWEKLGVERP comes from the coding sequence ATGCCGGTTGACGGCGCACGCGACCTGTCGGCCGAGGTGGCGCTCAGCCCGGCCTTCCACGACTGCGACGCGATGGCGGTGGTCTGGCACGGGCACTATTTCAAGTACCTGGAGATCGCCCGCTGCGCGCTGCTCCAGCGCCATGACTACGACTATCCGCAGATGCGCGATTCCGGCTACCTGTGGCCGGTGGTGGATGCGCGCATCAAGTACATCCGCCCGCTGCTGTACGCGCAGCCGCTGAAGGTGGTGGCCCGCATCGTGGAATGGGAGAACCGGCTGAAGATCGACTACGAGATCCGCAATGCGGCCGATGACCAGGTGCTGACGCGGGCGCACACCATCCAGGTGGCGGTCGACGCCGCTTCAGGCGAAATGCTTTACATCTGCCCGCCAATCCTCTGGGAAAAGCTGGGAGTGGAACGTCCATGA
- a CDS encoding acyl carrier protein — MTKNELFDRIVTILHDSFEIEPARITPEARLYDDLDIDSIDAVDLIVQLKPLLGRNLQPDAFKAVRTVQDIVDVLYGLIREEAA; from the coding sequence ATGACCAAGAACGAACTTTTCGACCGGATCGTGACGATCCTGCATGACAGCTTCGAGATCGAGCCGGCACGCATCACGCCCGAGGCACGCCTTTACGACGACCTGGACATCGACAGCATCGACGCGGTGGACCTGATCGTGCAGCTGAAGCCGCTGCTGGGCCGCAACCTGCAGCCCGATGCCTTCAAGGCGGTGCGCACGGTGCAGGACATCGTGGACGTGCTGTACGGGTTGATCCGCGAAGAAGCCGCCTGA
- a CDS encoding AMP-binding protein, translating into MAEWIPLEEVALRPVVDRAFVLSDGNARDHAYFRQRVRDWHALFAALPGAAWALHFEDAGEFATALYGAWHAGKTVVLAGDALPGTQSRLVAQVAGFAGDWQASAQPVRAPLLTEDAGPLAALDGEATQLVVFTSGSTGEPSAIRKCLRQLASEVVALESALGAGIGDAAVHGTVSHQHIYGLLFRVLWPLAAGRAIVPRAFFPEDLLAAMKARDAVLVASPAHLKRMPAQLPWASLHGRLRAVFSSGGALPAEAALDAARMLGTPPTEILGSSETGGIAWRRWDEEQPVWRPLPGVDWRLSDGVLEVSSPHLPGAAWWRSQDRAEADERGGFRLLGRADRIVKVEERRVSLEALEAQLRAHPQVCEARVLLLGGARTTLAAVVVPQGDAADMQDAAARRRLSQRLGAHLSSSHDAVTRPRRWRFIDAMPVNAQGKVTDAALTALFRPERPTPHWTVRGATRAHVELALDPSLAVFDGHFPQAAVLPGVAQLDWAIQLAREAFAVPRRFVRMEALKFQRVARPGDVVQLDMEWQAERHTLTFRYVSVHGPHASGRVVFGHDE; encoded by the coding sequence ATGGCTGAGTGGATCCCGCTGGAAGAAGTCGCGCTGCGCCCCGTCGTGGATCGCGCATTCGTGCTGTCGGACGGCAATGCCCGCGACCACGCATATTTCCGGCAGCGCGTGCGGGACTGGCATGCGCTGTTCGCTGCGTTGCCGGGCGCGGCGTGGGCACTTCATTTCGAAGATGCCGGTGAATTCGCCACCGCGCTTTACGGCGCGTGGCACGCCGGCAAGACGGTGGTCCTGGCGGGTGATGCCTTGCCCGGCACGCAGTCGCGACTGGTGGCGCAGGTGGCCGGCTTTGCCGGCGACTGGCAGGCCAGTGCGCAGCCCGTGCGTGCGCCGTTGCTGACGGAAGACGCGGGGCCGCTGGCTGCGTTGGATGGCGAAGCGACACAACTGGTCGTCTTCACCTCCGGCAGCACCGGCGAACCCAGCGCAATCCGCAAGTGCCTGCGACAACTGGCCAGCGAAGTGGTGGCGCTGGAATCCGCATTGGGGGCCGGCATCGGCGATGCGGCCGTGCATGGCACCGTCTCGCACCAGCACATCTACGGCCTGCTGTTCCGCGTGCTGTGGCCGCTCGCGGCCGGGCGCGCCATCGTGCCGCGTGCTTTCTTCCCCGAAGATCTGTTGGCGGCGATGAAGGCGCGTGATGCCGTCCTGGTGGCCAGTCCGGCCCACCTGAAACGCATGCCGGCGCAGCTTCCGTGGGCTTCGCTGCATGGACGCTTGCGCGCCGTGTTCTCGTCCGGCGGGGCCTTGCCTGCCGAGGCTGCGCTGGACGCGGCCCGCATGCTGGGCACGCCGCCCACCGAGATCCTGGGCAGCAGCGAGACCGGCGGCATCGCGTGGCGCCGCTGGGACGAAGAGCAGCCCGTGTGGCGACCGTTGCCCGGGGTGGACTGGCGGCTGAGCGACGGCGTGCTGGAAGTCTCGTCGCCGCATCTGCCCGGCGCCGCATGGTGGCGCAGCCAGGATCGTGCGGAAGCGGACGAGCGGGGCGGTTTCCGCTTGCTGGGGCGTGCGGATCGCATCGTCAAGGTCGAGGAACGACGCGTGTCGCTGGAGGCCCTGGAGGCGCAGCTGCGTGCGCATCCGCAGGTGTGCGAGGCCCGCGTGCTCCTGCTGGGAGGCGCGCGCACGACGCTCGCCGCCGTGGTGGTGCCGCAGGGCGACGCCGCCGACATGCAGGACGCCGCGGCACGACGCCGTCTGTCGCAGCGGCTCGGGGCGCATCTGTCGTCGAGCCATGACGCGGTGACGCGCCCGCGCCGCTGGCGCTTCATCGATGCGATGCCGGTCAACGCGCAGGGCAAGGTCACAGACGCTGCGCTGACGGCGCTGTTCCGTCCCGAACGGCCCACGCCCCACTGGACCGTGCGTGGAGCCACCCGCGCGCATGTGGAGCTGGCGCTGGACCCGTCGCTGGCAGTGTTCGATGGCCACTTCCCCCAAGCTGCCGTGTTGCCGGGCGTGGCGCAGCTGGACTGGGCCATCCAGCTGGCACGCGAAGCCTTCGCCGTGCCGCGCCGTTTCGTGCGCATGGAGGCGCTGAAATTCCAGCGCGTGGCGCGTCCCGGCGACGTGGTGCAGCTGGACATGGAATGGCAGGCGGAGCGTCATACGCTGACCTTCCGCTATGTCTCGGTGCATGGCCCGCATGCCAGCGGACGCGTGGTGTTCGGCCATGACGAATGA
- a CDS encoding beta-ketoacyl synthase chain length factor codes for MIGFTVKQWAAWAPGLTDQDAWRAWARAPWRPTGEETPALPEVPAMQRRRIERLGRMAIQTACWCREAQDEGAPLVFASRHGDVARSMELLDALAREEPLSPTTFGLSVHNAIAALYSIIHGARGNYLAVAGGKATAEAACVEAAGLLADGASEVRVVVYDAPLPPIYGDFADEPDAGFAWCWRLAPRGAEGAHLQLDWNGTPAAPPTPGAGLPHGLEVLRFLLSEERELQLSEDGLHWRWQRHG; via the coding sequence ATGATCGGATTTACAGTGAAGCAATGGGCCGCATGGGCGCCGGGCCTGACCGATCAGGACGCATGGCGTGCGTGGGCGCGTGCGCCATGGCGTCCGACGGGCGAGGAGACGCCTGCATTGCCGGAGGTGCCTGCGATGCAGCGACGGCGCATCGAACGCCTGGGCCGCATGGCCATCCAGACCGCCTGCTGGTGCCGGGAAGCACAGGACGAAGGTGCGCCGCTGGTGTTTGCTTCGCGGCATGGCGACGTGGCCCGTTCGATGGAACTGCTGGATGCGCTGGCCCGCGAAGAGCCGCTGTCGCCGACCACGTTCGGGCTGTCCGTCCACAATGCGATCGCGGCGTTGTATTCGATCATCCATGGCGCGCGTGGCAATTACCTGGCGGTCGCAGGCGGAAAGGCCACCGCGGAGGCGGCCTGCGTGGAGGCGGCCGGCCTGCTCGCGGACGGCGCCAGCGAGGTGCGCGTGGTCGTCTACGACGCGCCGCTGCCGCCCATCTATGGCGATTTCGCCGACGAACCCGATGCCGGATTTGCCTGGTGCTGGCGGCTGGCTCCGCGTGGCGCGGAGGGCGCCCACCTGCAGCTCGACTGGAACGGGACGCCCGCCGCCCCGCCAACGCCCGGTGCCGGCCTGCCGCATGGACTCGAGGTGCTGCGTTTCCTGTTGAGTGAGGAAAGGGAACTGCAGTTGTCGGAAGATGGGCTGCACTGGCGCTGGCAGCGGCATGGGTGA
- a CDS encoding aromatic amino acid ammonia-lyase, with amino-acid sequence MTPAPHDPTPPVFGDATLRIEDVVALSRRAVPVRLSQDPGFRARIARGADFLDRLLKEEGVIYGVTTGYGDSCTVNIPPALVAELPQHLYTYHGCGLGRFLDEAETRAVLAARLASLVRGMSGVSLPLLEGLEALLRHDVLPLIPAEGSVGASGDLTPLSYVAAVLCGEREVMHGGRRRPAADALAEIGLAPLTLRPKEGLAIMNGTAVMTALACLAFQRAEYLSRLATRLTAFNVLASAGNAHHFDAVLFAAKPHPGQSRVAQRLREDLHSDRPPRNEQRLQDRYSLRCAPHVIGVLEDALPFFRQLIETELNSANDNPLIDPEREQILHGGHFYGGHIAFAMDAMKNAVANVADLLDRQLALLVDARYNHGLPANLSGASGPRAAINHGLKALQISVSAWTAEALKLTMPASVFSRSTECHNQDKVSMGTIAARDCLRVIELTEQVVAGMLIAARQGLALRQRVGMDSDLRDGLAEMYAALSEQIALIEEDRALDGELRQLLVDIREQRWPVYAG; translated from the coding sequence ATGACACCCGCCCCGCATGACCCCACGCCGCCGGTGTTCGGCGACGCCACGCTGCGTATCGAGGACGTGGTGGCGCTGTCGCGCCGCGCCGTGCCCGTGCGCCTCTCGCAGGATCCCGGCTTCCGCGCGCGCATCGCCCGTGGCGCGGACTTCCTGGACCGCCTGCTGAAGGAAGAAGGCGTCATCTACGGGGTGACCACTGGCTACGGCGATTCCTGCACGGTCAACATCCCGCCGGCCCTGGTCGCCGAGCTGCCCCAGCATCTGTACACCTACCATGGCTGCGGGCTGGGACGTTTCCTGGACGAGGCCGAGACGCGCGCCGTGCTGGCCGCGCGGCTGGCGTCGCTGGTGCGTGGCATGTCCGGCGTCAGCCTGCCCCTGCTGGAAGGGCTGGAAGCACTGCTGCGGCACGACGTACTGCCGCTGATTCCGGCCGAAGGCTCCGTCGGGGCCAGTGGCGACCTGACGCCGCTCTCGTACGTGGCGGCCGTGCTGTGCGGGGAACGCGAGGTCATGCATGGCGGTCGCCGCCGGCCCGCCGCCGATGCGCTGGCCGAGATCGGCCTGGCGCCGCTCACGCTGCGGCCGAAGGAAGGCCTGGCCATCATGAACGGCACCGCCGTGATGACGGCGCTGGCATGCCTGGCCTTCCAGCGTGCTGAGTACCTGTCGCGACTGGCGACCCGCCTCACCGCCTTCAACGTGCTGGCCAGTGCCGGCAACGCGCACCACTTCGACGCGGTGCTGTTCGCCGCCAAGCCTCATCCTGGCCAGTCGCGCGTGGCCCAGCGCCTGCGCGAGGACCTGCACAGCGATCGCCCGCCCCGCAATGAGCAGCGCCTTCAGGACCGTTACTCGCTGCGCTGCGCGCCGCACGTGATCGGCGTGCTGGAGGATGCGCTGCCGTTCTTCCGCCAGCTGATCGAGACCGAGCTCAACAGCGCCAACGACAATCCGCTGATCGACCCGGAGCGCGAGCAGATCCTGCATGGCGGACATTTCTACGGCGGGCACATCGCCTTCGCCATGGACGCGATGAAGAACGCCGTGGCCAACGTCGCCGACCTGCTGGACCGCCAGCTGGCCCTGCTGGTGGATGCACGCTACAACCATGGCCTGCCGGCCAACCTGTCCGGCGCCAGCGGCCCGCGCGCGGCCATCAACCATGGCCTGAAGGCCTTGCAGATCAGCGTGTCCGCGTGGACGGCCGAGGCCTTGAAGCTGACCATGCCCGCTTCGGTTTTTTCGCGCTCCACCGAATGCCACAACCAGGACAAGGTCAGCATGGGCACCATCGCCGCGCGCGACTGCCTGCGCGTGATCGAGCTGACCGAACAGGTGGTGGCCGGCATGCTGATCGCCGCGCGGCAGGGACTGGCGCTTCGCCAGCGCGTCGGCATGGACTCGGACCTGCGCGATGGCCTGGCGGAAATGTACGCCGCGCTGAGCGAGCAGATCGCCCTGATCGAAGAGGACCGCGCGCTGGACGGCGAGCTGCGCCAGCTGCTGGTGGACATCCGTGAACAACGCTGGCCCGTCTATGCCGGTTGA
- a CDS encoding glycosyltransferase family 2 protein, protein MTNDVQALPAQGTGFVPLVVIPVYDHEHAIGAMVDGVLATGNTCLLVDDGSGPACAAVLDALAQRHAPRVRLLRLAVNQGKGGAVLAGFTEAARLGATHVLQIDADGQHDPRDIPRFLSLSRQLPAQVICGTPQYDASVPKGRLYGRYLTHVWVWINTLSFAIRDSMCGFRVYPLAPVLTLMDEETIGKRMDFDVEVLVRLYWRDIGVQNVPTRVTYPLDGVSHFDVWRDNVRITRMHTRLFFGMVWRLPRLLRRRLAGRTGA, encoded by the coding sequence ATGACGAATGACGTCCAGGCCCTGCCGGCGCAGGGGACCGGCTTCGTGCCGCTGGTGGTGATCCCGGTGTACGACCACGAACACGCCATCGGCGCGATGGTGGACGGCGTGCTGGCGACGGGCAACACCTGCCTTCTGGTAGATGACGGCTCGGGCCCCGCCTGCGCCGCGGTACTGGATGCACTCGCGCAGCGCCATGCACCACGGGTCCGGCTGCTGCGGCTGGCCGTCAACCAGGGAAAGGGCGGCGCGGTGCTGGCGGGATTCACCGAAGCGGCGCGACTTGGTGCGACCCATGTGCTGCAGATCGACGCCGACGGCCAGCATGACCCCCGCGACATTCCACGCTTCCTGTCGCTGTCGCGACAGCTGCCCGCGCAGGTGATCTGCGGTACGCCGCAATACGACGCCAGCGTGCCGAAGGGCCGCCTCTACGGCCGCTACCTGACCCATGTCTGGGTCTGGATCAACACGCTGTCGTTCGCGATCCGCGACTCGATGTGCGGTTTCCGCGTGTACCCGCTGGCACCGGTGCTGACCCTGATGGACGAGGAAACCATCGGCAAGCGCATGGATTTCGATGTCGAAGTGCTGGTGCGCCTGTACTGGCGCGACATCGGCGTGCAGAACGTGCCCACCCGCGTGACCTATCCGCTGGACGGCGTGTCGCACTTCGATGTCTGGCGCGACAACGTGCGCATCACGCGCATGCATACCCGTTTGTTCTTCGGCATGGTGTGGCGCCTGCCACGGCTGCTCCGCCGCCGGCTGGCGGGGAGAACGGGCGCGTGA
- a CDS encoding lysophospholipid acyltransferase family protein: MGDRLDHAWRVIGTGISFLTFGLGGLFLRVFVIPPMQWFIHDDLTRQRRVRRVVQRSFGLFVEWMRVLGVMTYEIRGRHRLQRDGLLVLANHPTLIDVVLLVSLLPNADCVVKSAVARNPFMRGPVRAAGYVANDDGAGLVEDCIAAVRAGGNLVIFPEGTRTTPGQPLKLQRGAANIAVRGRFDITPVHITCKPLTLGKGEKWYRVPPTRFHMVIDVQEDLPIAPFLNGTEGVDPQAGGEALAARRLTEHLANHFAGRATTCRHLSTRSRN, from the coding sequence ATGGGTGATCGACTGGACCACGCCTGGCGGGTGATCGGCACCGGCATCAGTTTCCTGACCTTCGGGCTGGGCGGGCTGTTCCTGCGGGTGTTCGTCATTCCTCCCATGCAGTGGTTCATCCACGATGACCTGACGCGCCAGAGACGCGTGCGACGCGTGGTGCAACGGAGCTTCGGGCTCTTCGTCGAATGGATGCGGGTGCTGGGCGTCATGACCTACGAGATCCGGGGACGGCACCGGCTTCAGCGGGACGGTCTGCTTGTCCTGGCCAACCATCCGACGCTGATCGACGTGGTGCTGCTGGTTTCGCTGTTGCCGAATGCGGATTGCGTGGTGAAGTCGGCCGTGGCGCGCAATCCGTTCATGCGCGGTCCCGTGCGCGCGGCTGGTTACGTGGCCAATGACGACGGGGCGGGGCTGGTGGAGGACTGCATCGCAGCGGTGAGGGCGGGGGGCAACCTGGTGATCTTCCCGGAAGGCACCCGGACGACGCCCGGGCAGCCCCTCAAGCTGCAGCGGGGCGCGGCCAATATCGCGGTGCGCGGACGCTTCGACATCACCCCCGTCCACATCACATGTAAGCCGCTGACGCTGGGCAAAGGGGAGAAGTGGTATCGTGTGCCGCCGACGCGGTTTCATATGGTGATCGATGTTCAGGAAGACCTGCCGATCGCCCCGTTCCTGAACGGAACGGAGGGGGTGGACCCGCAGGCAGGGGGAGAGGCGCTGGCAGCCCGGCGCCTCACGGAACATCTAGCCAATCATTTCGCGGGGAGAGCCACCACGTGCAGGCACTTGAGCACGAGATCAAGGAATTGA
- a CDS encoding acyltransferase: MSREQGQHWADIGESTSVGGILLLCWVHRWLGRWPFRACVYPVVLFHWLANRTARQASLEYLRRLQADAGVFDTTPGWRHSLKHFAMFAETLLDKILALGQRYPADRVHMERHGVLERVRSGQGGLIITAHLGCLELCQVMADQVPGFRLTALVHTGHAEQFNRLIRRLDAGSRVELLQVTDLGPADAVKLAERVARGEFVAIAGDRVPLRGGRSVTASFLGHDARLPIGAYVLGAALRCPVFTMACTHRDDGYVVRFEHFAERIELPRGSRDAALTGYAVQFAQWMEVQVRQSPYDWFNFYPFWDQVTHDTRPA, encoded by the coding sequence GTGAGCCGCGAGCAGGGCCAGCACTGGGCGGACATCGGCGAGTCGACCTCGGTCGGCGGCATCCTGCTGCTGTGCTGGGTGCACCGCTGGCTGGGCCGCTGGCCGTTCCGCGCGTGCGTGTACCCGGTGGTGCTGTTCCACTGGCTGGCAAACCGCACGGCGCGGCAGGCGTCACTGGAGTACCTGCGGCGCCTGCAGGCGGATGCCGGCGTGTTCGACACGACACCCGGCTGGCGGCACAGCCTGAAGCATTTCGCGATGTTCGCCGAAACCCTGCTCGACAAGATCCTCGCACTGGGCCAGCGCTATCCGGCCGATCGCGTGCACATGGAACGGCACGGTGTGCTGGAGCGGGTCAGGAGCGGGCAGGGCGGGCTGATCATCACGGCGCACCTGGGCTGCCTGGAGCTTTGCCAGGTCATGGCGGACCAGGTGCCCGGCTTCCGCCTGACCGCGCTGGTGCACACCGGCCACGCCGAACAGTTCAACCGCCTGATCCGCCGGCTGGATGCGGGCAGCCGGGTCGAGCTGCTGCAGGTCACCGACCTGGGGCCGGCGGATGCGGTGAAGCTGGCTGAACGCGTGGCCCGCGGTGAATTCGTCGCCATCGCTGGCGACCGGGTGCCGTTGCGCGGCGGTCGCAGCGTCACCGCGTCCTTCCTGGGCCACGATGCGCGCCTCCCCATCGGCGCGTACGTGCTGGGCGCCGCCTTGCGCTGCCCGGTGTTCACCATGGCATGCACGCACCGTGACGATGGCTATGTGGTGCGTTTCGAGCACTTCGCCGAACGCATCGAACTGCCGCGGGGTTCGCGCGACGCGGCGCTCACCGGCTACGCTGTGCAGTTCGCGCAGTGGATGGAAGTACAGGTCCGCCAGTCGCCCTATGACTGGTTCAATTTCTACCCCTTCTGGGATCAGGTAACGCATGACACCCGCCCCGCATGA